Genomic window (Acidobacteriota bacterium):
GCCGGGCCGACACGCCGGTCATCGAGACGGTCCGGTCCTGCGCCGTCTCGCTGGCTGGGTTCGCGGAGTCGGCCGCGGGGCCGGTCATGCTCTACCGGGCCCGTGGCAGCGCCGCGGAACGGTCCGACTTCGGCCCGATCAACGAGCCCCTGGCGGCTAAGGCCGAGATCCGGTTCGGGCCGGCGGCCGGCCGGTCGTCGGACACGAACGCCCTGCCGTTCTTCAACGCCGCCGCGCCCGGCCACGGCGTCGTCGCGGCCATCGGCTGGAGCGGCCGCTGGGAGGCCGCGGTCGGTCGCAAGGGCGCCGACCCGCGCTCGCTCGAGCTGGCCGCCGGCCTGGCCGAAACGCACTTCCGGCTCCATCCTGGCGAGGAGGTCCGGACCCCGTCCATCGCGCTCCTCTTCTGGAAGGACCCCGACCGGATGGCCGGGCACAACCTCTTCCGCCGCTTCGTCCTGGCCCATCATATGCCGCGGCGGGACGGCCGGCCCGTGCCGCTGCCGATCGCCCACGGCGTCGGGTTCGGCGGGCCCCTGCCGTGCAACGAGTACGTCTGCGCCACCGAGAGCTACGCCATCGGCATGATCGAGCGGCTGCACCAGTTCGGCATCGAGCCCGACGCCTGCTGGATCGACGCCGGCTGGTACGAGAACCCGACCCCCTACTGGTGGTCCGGCGTCGGCACGTGGACGGTCAACACGAAGAACTTCCCGCGCGGCCTCAAGCCCGTGACCGATGCGGCCGGGAAATACGGCCAGGGGTTCGTCGTCTGGTTCGAGCCCGAGCGCGTCTACGAGAAGACCTGGCTCGACCGCGAGCACAAGGATTGGCTGACCGTGCTGCCGGGCAATCCCAACCGCCTGCTCGACCTGGGCAACCCGAAGGCCCTGGCCTGGCTCGTCGACCACGTCTCGAACTTCCTGCGGGACGAGGGCGTGACCATCTACCGGCAGGACTTCAACTTCGATCCCCGGCCCTATTGGAAGGCCATGGACGCGCCGGACCGGGTCGGTATCGCCGAGATGAAGCACATCGACGGGCTGTACAAGTTCTGGGACGCCCTCCTCGGGCGCAACCCCGGGCTCCTCATCGACAACTGCGCCTCGGGCGGCCGCCGCATCGACCTCGAGACGACGAGCCGGAGCATCCCGCTCTGGCGGACGGACTATAACTACTGGGAGCCGAACGGCTATCAGTGCCATACCTACGGGCTCCATTTCTTCCTGCCGGCCAGCGGCACCGGCAACGGCGACCCGCGCAAGTACTGGTTCCGCAGCTCGATGGGCGGGGCCGTGGTCATGGGCTGGGAGCTCACGTCGAGCTTCAACCTTCGCGCCGCCCTCGAGGACGTGGCCGAGTTCCGGGCGCTCCGGGATTATCTCTACGGCGATTACTACCCGCTGACGGGCTATGCGACGGGCGACGACGCCTGGGCGGCCTTCCAGTGGGACCGGCCGGAAGCGGGCGACGGGATCGTGCTGGCCTTCCGGCGGCCGCAGGCGCCGCAGGCGGCCATCGCGGTCAGGCTCGGCGGCCTCGAGGCGGGCGCGGATTACGAGGTGAGCTACGAGGACTACGGGGTCGCCGTCATCAGGAGCGGCCGCGAGCTGGCCGACGGCCTGACGCTCAAGATCGCCGAGGCCCCGGGCTCGATGCTGATCAAGTACCGGCGGGTGCGTTGAGGGCGGGAAGGAGGGCGGCGTGATCGAGCTGACGAACGTTTTCAAGAGCTACAACCGCGGCCGGATCAAGGCCGTGGACGACCTGACGCTGACCGTGCGGCCGGGCGAGATCTTCGGCTTCCTGGGGCCGAACGGCGCCGGCAAGACGACGACCATCAAGATGATCGTCGGGCTGCTGCGCCCCGACGCGGGGCGGATCGCGGTCGACGGGTTCGATATCGCCGCGGACGGGCTCCGGGCCAAGCAGGTGACGACGTACGTGCCGGACATTCCGGCCGTCTACGAGCGGCTGACCGGGCTCGAATACCTCAACTTCATCGGCGACGTCTACGGCGTGCCGCGGGAGGAGCGCCTGGATCGGATCGGCAAGTGGCTGGAGGTCTTCGAGCTGGCTTCGGCCGTCACGAACCCGATCCAGAGCTATTCGCACGGCATGAAGCAGAAGATCGTGCTCGCGGCGGCCCTGCTGCCCGCCCCGCGGGTCATGGTCCTGGACGAGCCGCTGGTCGGGCTCGACCCGCGGGCGGCCCACCAGATCAAGGAGATGTTCCGCGAGCACTGCGACGCGGGCAAGACGCTCTTTTTCTCGACCCACATCATGGAGGTGGCCGAGAAGCTGTGCGACCGGATCGGCATCATCCATCGGGGCCGGCTGGTCGCTTGCGGCACGAT
Coding sequences:
- a CDS encoding ABC transporter ATP-binding protein; its protein translation is MIELTNVFKSYNRGRIKAVDDLTLTVRPGEIFGFLGPNGAGKTTTIKMIVGLLRPDAGRIAVDGFDIAADGLRAKQVTTYVPDIPAVYERLTGLEYLNFIGDVYGVPREERLDRIGKWLEVFELASAVTNPIQSYSHGMKQKIVLAAALLPAPRVMVLDEPLVGLDPRAAHQIKEMFREHCDAGKTLFFSTHIMEVAEKLCDRIGIIHRGRLVACGTMAELKALDRTEAGLSLEDIFLELTDK
- a CDS encoding alpha-galactosidase, with protein sequence MKRVIGGAIVILGAAVLTLFAAAGPLAGWDPAAAHDRAAADAFAAAHATKGSLPPFSFIYGGQASSGLLGRWTVTAEEKADGPKLVRTFVYADPATGLRVTAVYTLYRDFPAVEWVVRFKNAGRADTPVIETVRSCAVSLAGFAESAAGPVMLYRARGSAAERSDFGPINEPLAAKAEIRFGPAAGRSSDTNALPFFNAAAPGHGVVAAIGWSGRWEAAVGRKGADPRSLELAAGLAETHFRLHPGEEVRTPSIALLFWKDPDRMAGHNLFRRFVLAHHMPRRDGRPVPLPIAHGVGFGGPLPCNEYVCATESYAIGMIERLHQFGIEPDACWIDAGWYENPTPYWWSGVGTWTVNTKNFPRGLKPVTDAAGKYGQGFVVWFEPERVYEKTWLDREHKDWLTVLPGNPNRLLDLGNPKALAWLVDHVSNFLRDEGVTIYRQDFNFDPRPYWKAMDAPDRVGIAEMKHIDGLYKFWDALLGRNPGLLIDNCASGGRRIDLETTSRSIPLWRTDYNYWEPNGYQCHTYGLHFFLPASGTGNGDPRKYWFRSSMGGAVVMGWELTSSFNLRAALEDVAEFRALRDYLYGDYYPLTGYATGDDAWAAFQWDRPEAGDGIVLAFRRPQAPQAAIAVRLGGLEAGADYEVSYEDYGVAVIRSGRELADGLTLKIAEAPGSMLIKYRRVR